The stretch of DNA AACCACTTGAGTTTGAATTGCTTTGGTTCCTTCGTACGTTTGCAGATATTGCATTCTGGCAACGTCTTTCTGATTTTTTATTTTCCCCCAGATATCGGCTTCCCAGGAAAGATTAAAAGCAGCATTATAGTCTTCCAGATAGCTGTTGAATCCAAATATCTTAAGACTTTGGCCTGTGAAACTGTTTTCAGAAGGCCTTGTAATCTGTCCTGCAACCGACAAATCAACTTCCGGGTATTGAAGGAACTTTGCCTGCTTTAGCTTTTCATTAGACGACTCCACTTGCTTTAAAGCAATTTGAAGGTCATAGTTATGGTTAATTCCTTTTTCAATCAACCCTTGTAAAGTGGTATCTTTGAAAAATTCTTTCCATTCAAGGTTTGCAACACTTGCTGTATCAGCAGTTGCCGTGAACCTGAATTCTTCCGGAAGTTGTAGATCCGGTTCCGTGTAAGCCACTTTTGACTTACACGAAACTGCGACCACAGCTAATATTAATGTTAGAAAAATATTCTTTATTATTTTCATTGTTTTTCTTTTAGATAGACTTTTTTAATGGCTTGCCGCTAAAGCCTGTTCTTGATCTTGTTTTTGAAGTCTTTTTTTCTTTCTGCTTGGCATTTTTTCATGCAGATATTGGAAAATCACATACATTACTGGAATGATAAAAATCCCAAATACTACTCCGGTGAACATCCCACCTACTGTACTGTAACCAATAGAGTGATTTCCTTTTGCAGCAGCTCCTTTTACCCAAAGTAGTGGAAGCATACCAATGATGAACGCAAATGAGGTCATCAAAATCGGTCTCAAACGTAATCTTGAAGCCTGAAGAGCTGATTCAATCAATGTTCTTCCTGCTTTTCTCCTCTGAACGGCAAATTCGACAATAAGAATGGCATTTTTTGCCAATAGCCCGACAAGCATGATCAGCCCGACCTGTACGTAAATATTATTGTCAATCCCTGCTAAGCCTGTGAAGGCAAATACTCCGAATATCCCTGTTGGAATAGTAAGAATAACTGCGAACGGAAGAATATAACTTTCATATTGTGCCGCTAATAAGAAATAAACGAATATGATACTTAGAAGAAAAATAAAGACGGTTTGATCTCCTGTTTTAATTTCTTCACGGGTAATTCCGGTCCATTCATAATTATATCCACGAGGAAGTGATTGCTTGGCTACTTCTTCAACCGCTTTAATGGCATCTCCTGTACTATATCCGGCTTTTGGGGTTCCGTTGATCGTTACCGCATTAAATAAGTTGTTTCGGGTTACGGTTTCAGGTCCGAATGTTCTTTTTAAAGTAACCAGTTCTTTTGCATGAACCATTCCTCCCTGATTATTTTTAACATAAATCCCATCAAGAGAGTTAATATCTTTACGGAAAGGGACTTCTGCCTGCGCCATTACCCTGTAATATTTTCCGAATCTGTTAAAGTCTGTCACGAAATTACTTCCAAAGTAAATTTGCATAGTCTGCATGAGTTCTTTAACGGAAACTCCTAACTGATTAGCTTTGTCTGCATCTACCTCGATCGTATACTGAGGGTTGTCTCCGGCAAAAGTGGTGAAGGCAAACTCAATTTCCTTACGTTTCATTAATTCACCAAGAAATGCCTGAGTTGTAGCTCCTAATTGTTCAAAAGAACCATTGGTTCTATCCTGCAACATGAATTCAAAACCACTCACGTTACCAAATCCCTGTACAGTCGGGAAGTTAAAGAAGAAGGTACTCGCATCTTTTACTGAAGCTACTTTTTCGGTTAATGCTGCTGCAAGTTCATCAGGATCTTTAATTGCTCCACGTTCATCATAATCTTTTAATTGCAGGAATCCAGCTGAATAAGGGGAAGCATTGGCATTACTGATGAAGTTTAATCCATCTGTTGTCCATAAGCTCTTGTTTGAAGTTTCTTTACCCAGAATTTTATCAATTTGCTCTGTTGCATTTTTAGTTCTTTCTAATGAACTTCCAGGAGGAGTGTTTACAGCATACATAATGAAACCTTGATCTTCAGTGGGAATAAACCCAGATGGTGCTGTTTTGATTAAAAAGATACTTGCCGCAATTAATAGGGCTAAACCTCCTACTGCGATCCACTTCTTTTTAATTAAAAACTTAATACTATAGATGTATTTTCTCGTCATATTATCGAAAGCAGTATTAAAAGCATTGAAGAATCTAGCTCCAAATCCTGTTTTCTTACCGTGCTCTCCATGTTCTCCCTGAGGATCGTTCAACAAAAGAGCACATAAAGCAGGGCTCAATGTCAATGCATTTACAGCCGAAATTAAAATAGCAATAACCAATGTAAAGGCAAACTGTCTGTAGAAAACTCCTGCAGGACCTTGCATAAATCCTACCGGAATAAATACAGCAGACATAACCAAAGTAATGGAAATAATGGCTCCCGAAATTTCACTCATTGAGGTTATGGTAGCTTTCTCTACCGGCATTCCTGTACGCTCCATCTTGGAGTGGACGGCTTCTACGACGACAATGGCGTCATCTACCACAATACCAATGGCGAGAACCAAGGCAAATAAAGTAAGCATATTGATGCTCATTCCAAATAACTGTAGGAAGAAAAAGGTACCGATAATGGCCACAGGAACTGCAATTGCCGGGATCAGTGTAGATCTGAAATCCTGAAGGAAAATATATACTACAATGAATACCAGGATAAATGCCACAACCAAAGTTTCCACTACCTGATCAATGGATGCATCCAAAAAGTCTTTGGAATTATATACAGTAATCGGTTTAATTCCTTTAGGAAGCGTAGTTGAGTATTCTTCGATCTGTTTTTCAATCTCAGTTAAAATTTCATTGGCATTAGAACCAGCCGATTGTAAAATAGCGAAACCTGCTACAGGTTTTCCTCCATCTAATCTATTGGTTCCTGTATACGTATAAGAACCGAATTCTACTCTGGCAACATCTTTTAACCTCAGGAATGATCCGTCATTATTGGCTTTGATGGGAATATTCTCATAATCAAGATCTTTATCGAGCTTTCCTTTGTATTTAAGGATATACTCATACGTTTCTTTACTTCCTTGCCCAAGACGTCCCGGAGCAGCCTCTAAATTCTGATCCTGAATAGCCTTCATTACTTCCTGCGGTGAAAGATTATTATCTGCTAATCGATCCGGCTTTAACCAGATACGCATAGAATAATCTTTTGATCCGAAAATTTGGGCTTCAGCAACCCCAGGGATACGCTGTAGCTGTGGGATTATATTAATTTTAAGGTAGTTTTGTAAGAAAAGTTCATCATATTGTTTAGGATCTTCACTATACAACCCTGTGAACATAATCATACTGTTCTGTACTTTCTGCGTCGAGATTCCGGCTTGAATAACTTCCTGCGGAAGTTGGCTCATTGCTTTGGATACACGGTTTTGAACGTTAACAGCTGCATTACTGGCATCTGAACCTTGTTTAAAATAGACCGTCAGCGTCATTGCTCCATCATTACTGGAGTTAGATGTCATATATGTCATATTTTCAACCCCGTTCACAGCTTCTTCAATAGGAACTGCAACAGAACGTGCAACCACTTCTGCATTGGCTCCCGGATAATTAGCCGTAACCTGAACAGTTGGTGGCGCAATATCTGGAAATAGGGTGATCGGAAGTTGGAAAACCGAAAGTATTCCCAATAATAAGAGTATTATGGAGATGACCGTGGAGAGCACTGGTCTTTCTATAAATTGTTTTAACATAAGAAGTTTATTTTTTAGTCTTCTGTATTCACAGAGATTTATTGCAATGGTTTTACTTTAAATAAGCTGTCAGAAGAAATGGCCTTCGGTTGTATTGTTACACCATCTTTTAAAGTACCCAGACCAGCGTATACGATTTTATCACCTGCAGCCAGGCCTTCTGAAATAAAGTAATAGCTTTCTGTTTTTCCGGAAATGGTGATTGGTTTGCTTGTTACTTTTTTATCTTTTCCAAGGACGTATACATACGTTTTATCCTGAACTTCAAAAGTAGATTCCTGCGGAATGGTGACCACATTGGTAAGCAGTTGAGGTACACGGACTCTTCCGGTATTTCCTGTTCTTAGCGTTCCGTGAACGTTAGGGAATATAGCTCTTACGGTAATCGATCCTGTGCTTCTGTCAAATTGTCCATCAATGATGCTCATTTTTCCTCTCTCAGGATAAATACTACCATCAGCAAGTACTAATTCTACCATGGGCATATTTCTCAATTTCTCTTCTAGCGTAGCTCCGGGATATTTATTTTGAAAAGCAATAAACTCCATTTCACTTAAGGAGAAATAGGCATATATTTCACTGATATCAGATAGTACAGTCAAAGGATTAGCATCTGTTCTTGAAATTGAGCTTCCTCTTTTATAAGGGATTCTACCAATATAACCACTTACTGGTGCTGTAACTGTGGTGAACCCTACATTAATTTTTGCATTTCCAACCGATGCTTTCGCTTGTGCTGCTGCTGCCACTGCAGCTGCATAGTTGGCTTTTGCCGTTTTCATCTGTACGTCAGAAACTACTTTAGCATCTACTAGTGGTTGTAGACGATCTACTTCTACTTTGGCTTTTTGAATATTAGCGTTGGCTGCTTGTAAATTTGCCTGCGCCATATTCACTTGTTCGCCATAAGCTCTTGAATCAATTTTAAATAATGGCTGCCCTGCTCTTACGTAAGCGCCCTCTTCCACATATATTTTATCTAAGTAACCATCTACTTGTGGTCTTATTTCTACATTGTTTTTTCCTTCCAATGAAGTTGGAAGCTCCTGATATGTTGTAGCGGGAGATGAAGTTACCGTGTAAACCGGTAATGCTGGAGCAGCAGGGGCCTGATTGCTTTCTGCGGCCTTACTGCAATTCTGTAAAAGGATAATACTTGATATAAGTACAATGATCCTAGTTTTTCCAGGTATTTTCATTAAAATTTATTTTTTTTAGTT from Chryseobacterium piperi encodes:
- a CDS encoding efflux RND transporter permease subunit, with amino-acid sequence MLKQFIERPVLSTVISIILLLLGILSVFQLPITLFPDIAPPTVQVTANYPGANAEVVARSVAVPIEEAVNGVENMTYMTSNSSNDGAMTLTVYFKQGSDASNAAVNVQNRVSKAMSQLPQEVIQAGISTQKVQNSMIMFTGLYSEDPKQYDELFLQNYLKINIIPQLQRIPGVAEAQIFGSKDYSMRIWLKPDRLADNNLSPQEVMKAIQDQNLEAAPGRLGQGSKETYEYILKYKGKLDKDLDYENIPIKANNDGSFLRLKDVARVEFGSYTYTGTNRLDGGKPVAGFAILQSAGSNANEILTEIEKQIEEYSTTLPKGIKPITVYNSKDFLDASIDQVVETLVVAFILVFIVVYIFLQDFRSTLIPAIAVPVAIIGTFFFLQLFGMSINMLTLFALVLAIGIVVDDAIVVVEAVHSKMERTGMPVEKATITSMSEISGAIISITLVMSAVFIPVGFMQGPAGVFYRQFAFTLVIAILISAVNALTLSPALCALLLNDPQGEHGEHGKKTGFGARFFNAFNTAFDNMTRKYIYSIKFLIKKKWIAVGGLALLIAASIFLIKTAPSGFIPTEDQGFIMYAVNTPPGSSLERTKNATEQIDKILGKETSNKSLWTTDGLNFISNANASPYSAGFLQLKDYDERGAIKDPDELAAALTEKVASVKDASTFFFNFPTVQGFGNVSGFEFMLQDRTNGSFEQLGATTQAFLGELMKRKEIEFAFTTFAGDNPQYTIEVDADKANQLGVSVKELMQTMQIYFGSNFVTDFNRFGKYYRVMAQAEVPFRKDINSLDGIYVKNNQGGMVHAKELVTLKRTFGPETVTRNNLFNAVTINGTPKAGYSTGDAIKAVEEVAKQSLPRGYNYEWTGITREEIKTGDQTVFIFLLSIIFVYFLLAAQYESYILPFAVILTIPTGIFGVFAFTGLAGIDNNIYVQVGLIMLVGLLAKNAILIVEFAVQRRKAGRTLIESALQASRLRLRPILMTSFAFIIGMLPLLWVKGAAAKGNHSIGYSTVGGMFTGVVFGIFIIPVMYVIFQYLHEKMPSRKKKRLQKQDQEQALAASH
- a CDS encoding efflux RND transporter periplasmic adaptor subunit, whose amino-acid sequence is MKIPGKTRIIVLISSIILLQNCSKAAESNQAPAAPALPVYTVTSSPATTYQELPTSLEGKNNVEIRPQVDGYLDKIYVEEGAYVRAGQPLFKIDSRAYGEQVNMAQANLQAANANIQKAKVEVDRLQPLVDAKVVSDVQMKTAKANYAAAVAAAAQAKASVGNAKINVGFTTVTAPVSGYIGRIPYKRGSSISRTDANPLTVLSDISEIYAYFSLSEMEFIAFQNKYPGATLEEKLRNMPMVELVLADGSIYPERGKMSIIDGQFDRSTGSITVRAIFPNVHGTLRTGNTGRVRVPQLLTNVVTIPQESTFEVQDKTYVYVLGKDKKVTSKPITISGKTESYYFISEGLAAGDKIVYAGLGTLKDGVTIQPKAISSDSLFKVKPLQ